The sequence below is a genomic window from Paenibacillus silvisoli.
TTGATTGTCTTCATGTCCAAAGCATTGAGATAACGGAGGGGGAGCCCGAATGATTATGCGGAATAAAAAGGTTATTTTACCGATCGTGTATGTGCTGGCCTATCTGTTTACGTTCTACATCGTGCTTCAATATTTAATCTATAAGCCGAGTCAGGCGGGGATGGTGTCCGCCAAGCTGCAGGACGCTTCGTTCCCGTACGCCGTATGGAAGCTATTCTTCTATCCGCATATTTTTCTAGGTATCGCCGCGCTGCTGATTGGCGCCTATCAGCTGACGAAACGAAGCCGCCAAAATCCGGCGAGGCACAAGCAGCTGGGCAGATTCTACGGAATCGCGATTTTAGTGAACGTACTCGTCGTCCCTTATATCGCGCTGTATGCAACAGGTGGAACGCCTTCGACGATTGCTTTTCTGGTCTTGGATCTGTTCTGGCTGGGGACGACGGCGATCGGCATCCGGCACATCATGGGCAAAAAAGTGCTTCAGCACAGGCAGTGGATGCTCCGCAGCTACGCGATCACCTTCGTCTTCGTCACGTTCCGGATCGTGCTCGCGATTGTCCAGCTATCGATCGATGCGCCGCGCAGCTTCACGTTTCCGCTCGCCGTCTATCTGTCCATTGCGCTCAATTTGGCCATTACCGAATGGTATCTGGGCAAACGCCGCAGCCGTAACGCTGCTCAACCGATCGAAGGAGCGATGCAGCATGTCTAAGCGAATGGTTGTCATCTTTACGCTGTTAATTAACGGTGTGGTGCCGTGGGCGCTATACGTATGGCTGTCGGATTACATGAGCAGCTTAGCTGCCTTGTCCATCGCGACGCTCGTGCCGCTGATCGACAACGTCGTCCATCTGGCGAAGCACCGCAGGCTGGATGCGTTCGGCTCGTTAATGCTGTTTACGTTCGTGCTTACGATCGCGCTCGTCCTGCTGGGCGGCAGCGAAAAAATATTGCTCGTCCGCGAGTCGCTGATTACCGCCGGTGTCGGTCTTGTTTTTCTCGGCTCCTTGTTCTTCAGCCGTCCGATGATGTACCATCTGGCGACGCGCTTCATTGTGGGGAACGATTTTCCGGCCAGCTGGGGCTATGCCTATTTCCGTTTTGTGATGCGGTTCATGACGATCGTATGGGGACTCATCCTGACATCCGAAGCCGGCGTTCGGGTATACATGGTCTATCACATGTCCACGGAAAGATACTTGGCGCTTTCCAACGTGGTGCTGTACGGCTTTATCGGCGCCGC
It includes:
- a CDS encoding DUF2306 domain-containing protein is translated as MIMRNKKVILPIVYVLAYLFTFYIVLQYLIYKPSQAGMVSAKLQDASFPYAVWKLFFYPHIFLGIAALLIGAYQLTKRSRQNPARHKQLGRFYGIAILVNVLVVPYIALYATGGTPSTIAFLVLDLFWLGTTAIGIRHIMGKKVLQHRQWMLRSYAITFVFVTFRIVLAIVQLSIDAPRSFTFPLAVYLSIALNLAITEWYLGKRRSRNAAQPIEGAMQHV
- a CDS encoding VC0807 family protein; amino-acid sequence: MSKRMVVIFTLLINGVVPWALYVWLSDYMSSLAALSIATLVPLIDNVVHLAKHRRLDAFGSLMLFTFVLTIALVLLGGSEKILLVRESLITAGVGLVFLGSLFFSRPMMYHLATRFIVGNDFPASWGYAYFRFVMRFMTIVWGLILTSEAGVRVYMVYHMSTERYLALSNVVLYGFIGAAVLWTVVYRRHSAAKFLQMKRNAM